The proteins below are encoded in one region of Aquisphaera giovannonii:
- a CDS encoding DUF1264 domain-containing protein, with amino-acid sequence MRAIPRTIARTHAALLLVGLGGFLAGLIAARGGGEALARAQDHAKATRSGVKAPVEEVLHCPLAFAGVHLEKAEPSRAQVAYHFCKPVHDGLSQCLLYDGTGPDARLIGVEYLVGAATYDAMPAEEKAYWHDHHFEVDSGLLRSLTQAGDEEKRTLAKVRTLYGKITHTWSRGEAYPEGPPRLFWAVTGEAPFLPPPAALLPAEVRPASSPARP; translated from the coding sequence ATGCGAGCCATCCCTCGGACGATCGCCCGGACCCACGCCGCGCTCCTGCTCGTCGGCCTCGGGGGATTCCTCGCCGGCCTGATCGCCGCCCGGGGCGGCGGCGAGGCCCTGGCTCGCGCCCAGGATCACGCGAAGGCCACCCGGTCGGGGGTCAAGGCGCCGGTCGAGGAGGTCCTGCATTGCCCGCTCGCCTTCGCCGGCGTCCACCTGGAGAAGGCGGAGCCGTCGCGGGCCCAGGTCGCCTACCATTTCTGCAAGCCGGTCCATGACGGCCTCAGCCAGTGCCTCCTCTACGACGGCACCGGCCCCGACGCGAGGCTGATCGGCGTCGAATACCTCGTCGGCGCCGCGACCTACGACGCCATGCCGGCCGAGGAGAAGGCCTACTGGCACGACCACCACTTCGAGGTCGATTCGGGCCTCCTCCGCAGCCTGACCCAGGCGGGGGACGAGGAGAAGCGGACGCTCGCGAAGGTCCGGACGCTCTACGGCAAGATCACCCACACGTGGTCGCGGGGCGAGGCCTACCCGGAAGGCCCCCCGCGCCTCTTCTGGGCCGTCACCGGCGAGGCTCCGTTCCTGCCGCCCCCCGCCGCCCTCCTCCCCGCCGAGGTGAGGCCGGCCTCCTCCCCGGCCAGGCCGTGA